Proteins encoded together in one Vicia villosa cultivar HV-30 ecotype Madison, WI unplaced genomic scaffold, Vvil1.0 ctg.000423F_1_1_3, whole genome shotgun sequence window:
- the LOC131628145 gene encoding protein BIC1-like — MVLFCMKENNSNSNTNTMTHQSSTKPHDQMDLEFKKPHQLKDNNLKEHANMDVTEGTLTVEAEEESGREKLKRHRVEMAGRVWIPDMWGQEEFLKDWIDCTTFDPPLISSAKIVTARTALVQEATAATARC; from the coding sequence ATGGTTTTGTTTTGCATGAAAGAGAACAACTCAAACTCAAACACAAACACCATGACTCACCAATCCTCTACTAAACCACATGACCAAATGGATCTTGAGTTCAAGAAACCTCATCAACTCAAAGACAACAATCTTAAGGAGCACGCAAACATGGATGTAACAGAAGGGACATTAACTGTTGAGGCAGAAGAGGAAAGTGGAAGAGAGAAGTTGAAGAGGCATAGAGTTGAAATGGCAGGGAGAGTGTGGATTCCAGATATGTGGGGACAGGAGGAGTTTTTGAAGGATTGGATAGATTGTACAACGTTTGATCCTCCTTTGATTTCTTCTGCCAAAATTGTGACAGCAAGAACAGCTTTGGTTCAAGAAGCCACTGCTGCTACAGCTAGGTGTTAG